The region ACTTCAAAATATTATCATTACGATCGCGATGCAAAATTTCTTCCATAACCGGCAGGATCCCTTTATAAAATCCTTCATCACGGGGTTTGGCAGTCATACCCGACCACTTCATTCTTGATTCCAACGAATGCTTACCGTACAGGACTTTTACCTTCTGGCTTCCATTCAGCACAACACCTTGTTGTTCGGCTGTCAATTTACTCCAGGGCGTATCCACATCAAACCCATGCGCATTGCATACTTTATTCAATTCATCAATTGTAACCTGAGAATAAATTGTATAACCATTTGGTAGTGTTATTTTTAATGCACCATCCCTGAGTGTTTTTGTTGAATCGTCGATCAGTTTATCTGCATCAATAAACTCCTCAATACCAAGCCCTTTGCATTTCGAGCACCAGCCCTGTTCGGTATTGAAAGAAAACTGACTACGGGTCAGAGCAAGGTTTTGATCGTTATAGCGCGCAAATAATTGACGTAAAAAAGGAAGTATGTCGCTAAAAGTACCAGCAGTAGACCTCCGATTAGCCTGCACATAAGTTTGACCAACACTAAGAACCGGTAATAATCCATTTACATCTTTTACGTGCGATGGTCTGACCTTACCAAGTTTTGACCGGCTATAGGCAGAAAATGTTTCCAAATACATGCGCTGCCCCTCACGCTGCAAAACATCTTTTACTAAACTGCTTTTACCACTTCCCGAAACCCCTGTAATTACAGTAAATTTGCCCTTAGGTATTTGAAGATTTATATTTTTTAAATTGTACTCAGCTGCTCCAATTATTTTAATATCATCCATAATGGTGGAATTTGGCCCAAAGGTAGGGCTTTGAATTAAAATGTGCAGCCACGGCAAAAAGAACCCTTAATTTTTATATTTTAGATGAAAATTTATTCATTTTAAACTCAAACGTACGATACCTTTTGATTTAAAAGGTGACAATAAGAAAACCACTTGACTTTGTGTCTTTGATAAGAAGGCGTCAACGACAAGTCATCCGAAGTCTTTGAAAACAAGGGGCTTACATTCGTAATCGACTGTTTCAAAGACGAAAACCTTTAGCTCACGAGCAACGCGAGTAATAACGCAGTATTTGGCGTTTGCTTAAAAAGACTGAATAAATGCATAAAATCACGCTATAAAACAACAATATTTAAAACGCAACGAATGAAATTCCCTCTGGCCTGCACTACAATCAAAAATTCATTGGTAATATTAGCGCTCTTTTTGTCGATTGATGCAGGTGGACAGCAACCTATTTTTAAAAACTATTCCATAGACAACGGACTTCTCAGTAATGAGGTTTACCATGTTATACAGGACCAGGAAGGTTACATGTGGAATGCCACGGGACAGGGTGTGAACAAATATAACAGTTACAGCTTCAAAAATTTTAATCAACTGGATGGCCTTCCGGACAATACTGTATTAGAATTATTTGAAGACCCAAAGGGCCGCATTTGGACGGTAACGCTTACCGGTAAGCTGGCGTGGATTAAAAACGATACAATTAATATTTATCCATATAATGACATACTTTTTAAGCATAATACTAAAAAAAGACATCCCATTAAAAAAAGTTTTTATGTGGATTCACTTGATAACGTCTACATTAGCTTTTATGACAATAATCCAATAAAAATAGATGCTTATGGAAGTGTTACAATGTTGAAGCCACAGCAGCCGAACGCTTCCATAATTCAATTAATCACAAAGGACAAAATAGTTTATGGGTGTATTAAAACCACATCAGGCCTACTAATTAAAAACCCGGTAATAGCCAACAAATCACATAATTTTAAATTGAGGAAAGGCTTCAGATCAGTCAGCTGCAGATTCAAACAAAACATCTTATACTCCGACCTAAACAGGCTTCACTATTTTGATTCATTAGGCAAACTGAACACTCATAATTTTGAAAAACAAATTCTCTGGATTTCGGAGGACAGAAAAGGGCTGCTTTGGATTAGTTTTTTGGATAATGGCATTAAAGCATACAAAAACCTCAACTTTTCAGAATCCGTATATCATTTTTTACCTGAGTATGATATTTCTTCCGTAACATTAGATCATGAAGGTGGATATTGGTTTACAACACTTAAAAACGGAGTCTTTTACACCCCATCCTTACAGTTTAAAAAACTTATACCTGGTAAAAAAGGAGAGTCAGAAAATATTGATAACATTTTATCATTTGATAAAAAGATTTGGTTTAGCGGAGGATCGGGCAAATACTTCACTTATAATTTCAACAAACTGGAAACTATAAAGTACGGGAAACCAAAAAATTTTGGGAACAGTAAGATGATAAAAGCATTTGGAGATAGTATCATTCTTAGTGAATCAAATAAAGGGACTTTCTTAATTTACAAAAACCAGCTCACAAAAATCAGCAAACGTTATTTTTCTGATGCCATTATGTTAAAAAACAACAACATACATCTATTTTACAGACGTAAATCTAAAAAAATAAATACCCCTTACTATGCGATAACCGAATACACGAATTTTTATGAAATATATACCGTTCAACTTTACAAAGACAATGAAGTATGGCTGGGAACCGACAGAGGATTGTTTCGGCTAAACCTGAAAACAAAAGAGATTAAAGAAATAAACAGCAGTAAATTACTGAGAAACAGAATCAATGTAATTATAAAAGATGGCAAAAACAAACTATGGATTGGCACACAAGGTAGTGGTCTTATAAAATATGGAGATACCGTAGAGGCACATTATAAGAAAGAAGATGGCTTATCAGGAAACTCTATTAATGCCATAAAATTAATCAATGATACTTTATGGATCGGGACTAACCATGGTATTACAAGAGCAGCATTAATCAATGATTCCATTCAGAAGACCTACATTACAGACATTACAAAAGGTCATGGGTTACCAGCCAATGAAATTCATGATATTGCTTTCCTAAACAACAGTGTTTTTGCAGCAACCAATAAGGGAGTGGGCTTTTTCCCCAGAAATATACAACCACACTCATCCCCGTTATATATTACCAAT is a window of Salinivirga cyanobacteriivorans DNA encoding:
- a CDS encoding sensor histidine kinase, whose protein sequence is MKFPLACTTIKNSLVILALFLSIDAGGQQPIFKNYSIDNGLLSNEVYHVIQDQEGYMWNATGQGVNKYNSYSFKNFNQLDGLPDNTVLELFEDPKGRIWTVTLTGKLAWIKNDTINIYPYNDILFKHNTKKRHPIKKSFYVDSLDNVYISFYDNNPIKIDAYGSVTMLKPQQPNASIIQLITKDKIVYGCIKTTSGLLIKNPVIANKSHNFKLRKGFRSVSCRFKQNILYSDLNRLHYFDSLGKLNTHNFEKQILWISEDRKGLLWISFLDNGIKAYKNLNFSESVYHFLPEYDISSVTLDHEGGYWFTTLKNGVFYTPSLQFKKLIPGKKGESENIDNILSFDKKIWFSGGSGKYFTYNFNKLETIKYGKPKNFGNSKMIKAFGDSIILSESNKGTFLIYKNQLTKISKRYFSDAIMLKNNNIHLFYRRKSKKINTPYYAITEYTNFYEIYTVQLYKDNEVWLGTDRGLFRLNLKTKEIKEINSSKLLRNRINVIIKDGKNKLWIGTQGSGLIKYGDTVEAHYKKEDGLSGNSINAIKLINDTLWIGTNHGITRAALINDSIQKTYITDITKGHGLPANEIHDIAFLNNSVFAATNKGVGFFPRNIQPHSSPLYITNFKISGKDTVLLKNYQLQHDQNYIEISFVSINYQRNKPIEYYFLMEGLDKKWRKTTDLSVQYPSLDPGSYLLRIKAVNSFGKTNSDEVQISITIKKPYYQTYWFYATIMLLVVFLVYTVFHIIFKFRLKEIDKRSSLEKELNKSRQQALSTQMNPHFIYNSLTSVQNYILNNNALKSSEYLSKLGGLMRRMLDNSQHTYITLQEEVEALQHYVDMELLRFHQDFNFELDIDKQLNLHEIYVPPLFLQPYVENAIHHGLRLKKGSKQLKVNIFNSNEQVNIHIEDNGVGRRKSKEIQENLRSIHRSQGMQITKKRLKLFNKLYKSEFKVSAFDVNPVNQDTGTRIEIVFSPF